In Micrococcales bacterium, the following proteins share a genomic window:
- a CDS encoding TetR/AcrR family transcriptional regulator → MSVVEPARRGVRLPRKARREQLLASAQEVFVGRGYHAAAMDEIADRAGVSKPVLYQHFPSKLDLYLALLEQSSQDLVERVQLALDTTDDNNLRVRAAIEAYFAFVDDKSAAFRLIFESDLTNEPAVGSIVEGTDHRCALAITHVIAADTGLPRDQAMLVAMGLTGMAQTAARFWLRDQGSIPRDQASQVMSVLAWRGVSGFPKTH, encoded by the coding sequence ATGTCCGTTGTCGAACCTGCCCGCCGCGGCGTGCGCCTGCCGAGAAAGGCACGCCGGGAGCAGTTGCTCGCCTCCGCGCAGGAGGTGTTCGTCGGCCGCGGATACCACGCGGCGGCCATGGACGAGATCGCCGATCGGGCCGGGGTGAGCAAGCCGGTGCTCTATCAGCACTTCCCGAGCAAGCTAGATCTCTACCTGGCCTTGCTGGAGCAATCCAGCCAGGATCTGGTCGAGCGGGTGCAGCTGGCTCTGGACACGACCGACGACAACAACCTGCGCGTGCGGGCAGCCATCGAGGCCTACTTCGCGTTCGTCGACGACAAGTCCGCCGCTTTCCGTTTGATCTTCGAGAGCGACCTGACCAACGAACCAGCCGTCGGTTCGATCGTGGAGGGCACCGACCACCGCTGCGCACTGGCCATCACCCACGTCATCGCCGCCGACACCGGACTTCCGCGGGACCAGGCGATGCTCGTGGCCATGGGACTCACCGGCATGGCGCAGACCGCCGCGCGGTTCTGGTTGCGCGACCAGGGGAGCATCCCGCGCGACCAGGCCTCGCAGGTCATGTCCGTGCTGGCGTGGCGCGGAGTGTCGGGCTTTCCCAAGACACACTGA
- a CDS encoding DUF3107 domain-containing protein, giving the protein MEVKIGVQYSPREITIEVQQTPDEVHALVDQAVSDGGLISLTDIRGHKVLIPAVTLSYIEIGPPQARHVGFGNT; this is encoded by the coding sequence ATCGAAGTGAAGATCGGCGTGCAGTACTCACCGCGCGAGATCACCATCGAGGTGCAGCAGACACCCGATGAGGTCCACGCCCTCGTGGACCAGGCGGTCAGCGACGGCGGCCTCATCAGCCTCACCGACATCCGCGGCCATAAGGTCCTCATCCCGGCCGTGACCCTCAGCTACATCGAGATCGGTCCGCCCCAGGCGCGTCACGTCGGCTTCGGCAACACCTGA
- a CDS encoding hydroxylase — protein sequence MASILGSVDNAREEATIDLLAVLAYGELQAFERLSQDAVLSPDLAGREAVTEMAIGEYGHYKILVDGLRARGADPIAAMRPFVAPIDNFHRSTAPADYPEALVKIYVGDGIAADFYREVGQFLEEDARRLVDEVCADLGHSSFVVPTVRGMIAADDRLASRLSLWGRRLVGEALSQSQRVAAEREAMGELLVGSTDLAELGRMFARLTDAHAARMRELGLNA from the coding sequence ATGGCGTCTATTCTTGGGTCCGTGGACAATGCCCGCGAGGAAGCGACCATCGACCTACTGGCGGTGCTGGCCTATGGCGAGTTACAGGCGTTCGAGCGGCTGTCGCAGGACGCGGTGCTGTCTCCCGATCTGGCCGGCCGCGAGGCGGTCACCGAGATGGCCATCGGCGAATACGGGCACTACAAGATCCTCGTGGACGGCTTGCGGGCGCGCGGCGCCGATCCCATTGCCGCGATGCGGCCCTTCGTGGCGCCCATCGACAATTTCCACCGCTCGACTGCGCCGGCTGACTATCCGGAAGCGCTGGTCAAGATCTACGTGGGGGACGGGATCGCCGCGGACTTCTACCGCGAGGTCGGGCAGTTCCTCGAGGAGGACGCACGACGCCTCGTCGATGAGGTGTGCGCGGATCTGGGGCACTCCTCGTTCGTTGTGCCGACGGTGCGAGGCATGATCGCCGCCGACGACCGACTGGCGAGCCGCCTGTCCCTGTGGGGCCGCCGACTGGTCGGTGAGGCATTGTCACAGTCGCAGCGGGTGGCCGCGGAGCGCGAAGCGATGGGCGAGTTGCTGGTGGGCAGCACGGACCTGGCCGAACTCGGCCGGATGTTCGCCCGGCTCACCGACGCGCATGCCGCGCGGATGCGGGAACTGGGGTTGAACGCCTGA
- a CDS encoding DEAD/DEAH box helicase, with protein sequence MRLSTEKTLNDPSFEDLGVRADTVASLAEKGITHPFRIQQLSLPLALAGHDVIGQAKTGTGKTLAFGIPLLERLTPGGTTPQALVIVPTRELCVQVAEDIAEAGKLAGARVLPIYGGKAYEPQVEALKSGIDVVVGTPGRLIDLHNQRILNLSKVKSLVLDEADEMLDMGFLPDVEKLVSMVPAQRQTMLFSATMPGQILNLARRYMTQPTHIRATDPGDDTATVEAIEQHVWRAHSMDKPDLIGRILHADGRGRTMIFCKTKRAAQRLCDELVDRGFKAGAVHGDLGQGAREKALQQFRDGTIDVLVATDVAARGIDVENVTHVINYTCPDDEKMYLHRIGRTGRAGSDGVAVTLVDWDDIHRWKLIDKALGLPFADPIETYSTSEHVFTGLGIAKDAPARLKPPAPRDDRAPKPERRGTGGDRERKRSRPAPQEGGDRQRKPQRRRRRTRRDSGAPASGGDA encoded by the coding sequence TTGCGACTATCAACGGAGAAGACCCTGAACGATCCAAGTTTTGAAGACCTCGGAGTGCGCGCGGATACCGTGGCCTCCCTGGCGGAGAAGGGGATCACGCACCCCTTCCGCATCCAACAACTCAGCCTGCCGCTGGCCCTCGCGGGGCATGACGTGATCGGCCAGGCCAAGACCGGCACCGGAAAGACCCTTGCTTTTGGCATCCCGCTGCTGGAGCGACTGACGCCCGGCGGCACCACGCCGCAGGCCCTTGTCATCGTGCCGACCCGCGAACTGTGCGTACAGGTGGCCGAGGACATCGCCGAGGCCGGCAAACTCGCTGGGGCGCGGGTACTGCCCATCTACGGCGGGAAGGCCTACGAGCCGCAGGTCGAGGCACTGAAGAGCGGCATCGACGTCGTCGTCGGGACCCCCGGCAGGCTGATCGACCTGCACAACCAGCGGATCCTCAACCTCTCGAAAGTCAAGTCCCTCGTCCTCGACGAGGCTGACGAGATGCTCGACATGGGCTTCCTGCCCGACGTCGAGAAGTTGGTGTCGATGGTCCCCGCGCAGCGGCAGACCATGCTGTTCTCAGCGACGATGCCCGGGCAGATCCTCAACCTGGCTCGCAGGTACATGACCCAGCCGACCCATATCCGGGCCACCGACCCCGGTGACGACACCGCGACGGTCGAGGCCATCGAGCAGCACGTGTGGCGTGCGCACTCGATGGACAAGCCCGACCTGATCGGCCGAATCCTGCATGCCGATGGCCGCGGGCGGACCATGATCTTCTGCAAGACCAAGCGCGCAGCCCAGCGCCTGTGTGACGAGCTCGTGGACCGCGGCTTCAAAGCCGGCGCCGTCCACGGCGATCTCGGCCAAGGCGCGCGGGAGAAAGCCCTGCAGCAGTTCCGGGACGGCACGATCGATGTCCTGGTGGCCACCGATGTGGCGGCCCGGGGCATCGACGTGGAGAACGTCACGCACGTGATCAACTACACGTGCCCCGACGACGAGAAGATGTACTTGCACCGCATCGGCCGCACCGGACGGGCCGGCTCGGACGGTGTGGCCGTCACCCTCGTGGACTGGGACGACATACACCGGTGGAAGCTCATCGACAAGGCCCTTGGGCTGCCGTTCGCCGACCCCATCGAAACCTACTCCACCTCCGAGCACGTGTTCACCGGCCTCGGGATCGCCAAGGATGCGCCGGCGCGGCTGAAGCCGCCCGCCCCGCGCGACGACCGTGCGCCCAAGCCGGAACGGCGTGGCACCGGCGGGGACCGGGAGCGCAAGCGCAGCCGGCCTGCACCGCAGGAAGGCGGGGACCGGCAGCGCAAGCCTCAGCGCCGTCGTCGGCGGACCCGGCGCGACAGCGGTGCACCGGCATCGGGCGGAGACGCCTGA
- a CDS encoding ParA family protein, which yields MHSRIVAVANQKGGVAKTTTVASTGAALAEAGQKVLLIDLDPQACLTFAMGVEPEQAQFTIHDVLLGRLGPRMAITATPEGPDLLPASIELSGAEMQLANRTGREYVLREALAEVAADYDIVLIDCSPSLGVLTINALTAAHEVLIPMQAETLSHRGVAQLLETIDDVRRYTNRDLRIMGVLPTMFDARTRLSREVLKDIEDEYDLPVLPPVSRSVRFAEAPGTGRSILSTARRSRGAQAYRELAAVIMEAS from the coding sequence GTGCATTCACGGATCGTGGCGGTAGCCAACCAGAAGGGTGGCGTCGCCAAGACGACTACTGTGGCTTCGACCGGAGCCGCGCTGGCCGAGGCCGGCCAGAAGGTCCTCCTGATCGATCTCGATCCCCAGGCCTGCCTGACGTTCGCGATGGGTGTCGAGCCAGAGCAGGCGCAGTTCACTATCCACGACGTGTTGCTGGGCCGGCTCGGACCGCGCATGGCGATCACGGCCACACCCGAGGGCCCGGACCTGCTGCCCGCCTCCATCGAACTGTCCGGCGCGGAGATGCAGCTGGCAAACCGCACCGGCCGCGAGTACGTGCTCCGGGAGGCCCTCGCGGAGGTGGCCGCGGACTACGACATCGTCCTGATCGACTGCTCGCCGTCGCTGGGTGTGTTGACCATCAACGCTCTGACGGCGGCGCATGAGGTGCTGATCCCGATGCAGGCCGAGACGCTGTCCCACCGCGGTGTCGCCCAACTGCTCGAGACCATTGACGACGTGCGCCGGTACACCAACCGGGACCTGCGGATCATGGGGGTCCTGCCGACGATGTTCGACGCCCGCACCCGGTTGTCCCGTGAGGTGCTCAAGGACATCGAGGACGAGTACGACCTGCCAGTGCTGCCGCCTGTATCCCGGTCCGTACGGTTCGCCGAAGCGCCGGGTACGGGTCGTTCGATCCTCTCGACCGCCCGCCGGTCGCGCGGCGCCCAGGCCTACCGCGAGCTCGCGGCTGTCATCATGGAGGCCTCATGA
- a CDS encoding alpha/beta fold hydrolase, with protein MSTPRSIALPDGVRRVDDPRTGLATLQARGTGLGTVILAPGFTGSKEDFLAVIGDLSAMGWSVVAVDHRGQYESPRAMAYDLDLWADDLCRMAQGLPGPVHLVGHSLGGLIAGRAAAGFDWATLVLLNSGSGPIHPSQHDRLRLLINAVDHFSMEQIWQAKVAADAANGLPEPPADIQDFLHRRFVQTDARGMAAMARILLDGPQQDLSRSTASLLVAFGIDDPDSWSWQTQVHLAQRWRARLALIPDTAHSPAVEAPEATAALLAASFIRSDADRCVRSRRRGYAPGMRIVTPLEPDTTAIRRARKTVSDQLWAWGLPDLIDDAELITSELVTNAIRHADGVVELRMSALPHRVRISVVDNAPEVLPTVAEDRGLRTGGRGLALVAKIAADWGCETGTGDKEVWAELPC; from the coding sequence GTGAGCACGCCACGGTCGATAGCCCTCCCGGATGGCGTGCGGCGTGTCGATGATCCCCGAACCGGCCTCGCCACGCTGCAGGCCCGCGGCACCGGACTCGGGACCGTGATTCTCGCACCGGGATTCACCGGCAGCAAGGAGGACTTCCTCGCCGTCATCGGCGACCTCTCCGCGATGGGCTGGTCCGTGGTGGCCGTGGATCACCGCGGGCAGTACGAGTCCCCGCGGGCCATGGCGTACGACCTGGACCTGTGGGCGGATGACCTGTGCCGCATGGCGCAGGGACTGCCGGGCCCGGTGCATCTGGTGGGCCATTCGCTCGGCGGGCTGATCGCCGGACGGGCGGCGGCAGGCTTCGACTGGGCGACGCTGGTGCTCCTGAACTCCGGCTCCGGACCGATCCACCCGTCCCAGCACGACAGACTGCGCCTGCTGATCAACGCCGTGGACCACTTCTCGATGGAGCAGATCTGGCAGGCGAAGGTGGCCGCCGACGCGGCCAACGGCCTCCCGGAGCCCCCGGCGGACATCCAGGACTTCCTGCACCGGCGATTCGTGCAGACCGACGCGCGGGGCATGGCGGCCATGGCGCGAATCCTGCTGGACGGGCCGCAGCAGGACCTCAGCCGGTCAACCGCCTCTCTGCTGGTCGCGTTCGGGATCGACGACCCGGATTCCTGGTCCTGGCAGACCCAGGTTCACCTCGCACAGCGGTGGCGCGCGCGCCTGGCCCTCATCCCGGACACGGCACACTCCCCGGCGGTGGAGGCGCCCGAAGCGACTGCCGCGCTGCTCGCTGCGTCGTTTATCCGGTCCGACGCCGACCGATGTGTAAGGAGCCGGCGCAGAGGGTATGCCCCGGGTATGCGCATCGTCACCCCGCTGGAGCCGGACACCACGGCGATCCGGCGCGCGCGCAAGACGGTGAGCGACCAGTTGTGGGCCTGGGGGCTGCCCGACCTGATCGACGATGCCGAACTGATCACCAGCGAGCTGGTGACCAACGCCATCCGGCACGCAGATGGCGTCGTGGAGTTGCGCATGAGTGCGCTGCCCCACCGTGTCCGGATCAGTGTCGTGGACAACGCGCCGGAGGTTCTGCCGACGGTCGCTGAGGATCGTGGTCTGCGGACCGGGGGCCGAGGACTCGCGCTGGTGGCCAAGATCGCCGCCGACTGGGGCTGCGAGACCGGAACCGGCGACAAGGAAGTCTGGGCCGAACTCCCCTGCTGA
- a CDS encoding MarC family protein, which yields MDWRLFGSVFVTLVVIMDPPGIVPIFLALTHRRGARQMRRLALQATLTALGVIVGFALFGQAILDYLHVSLPALQASGGLLLLLVALQLLMGKGGSIGTADEDVNVALVPLGTPLIAGPGAIVAVMLFMQQADTRGQYLAIALGVLAVHLMLYLAMRYSTAIARVLGTSGITVLTRISGMLLAAIAAQLVGNAVFGFVDAYAG from the coding sequence GTGGACTGGCGGCTCTTCGGGTCGGTGTTCGTGACACTGGTCGTGATCATGGACCCGCCGGGGATCGTGCCGATCTTCTTAGCACTGACCCACCGCCGCGGTGCGCGGCAGATGCGCAGGCTCGCCCTGCAGGCCACGCTGACCGCCCTCGGGGTGATAGTGGGCTTCGCCCTGTTCGGCCAGGCCATCCTCGACTACCTGCATGTGTCACTGCCGGCTCTGCAAGCCAGTGGCGGGCTGCTCCTGCTGCTTGTGGCCCTGCAGTTGCTGATGGGCAAAGGCGGCAGCATCGGAACCGCGGACGAGGACGTCAACGTGGCGCTCGTGCCACTGGGAACCCCGCTGATCGCCGGCCCCGGGGCTATCGTGGCCGTCATGCTGTTCATGCAGCAGGCGGACACCAGAGGGCAGTACCTGGCGATCGCGCTGGGGGTCCTGGCCGTGCACCTGATGCTCTACCTGGCCATGCGCTACAGCACTGCCATTGCCAGGGTGCTGGGCACCTCGGGGATCACCGTGCTCACTCGGATCTCGGGCATGCTGCTCGCGGCGATCGCAGCGCAACTGGTCGGCAACGCCGTCTTCGGATTCGTCGACGCCTACGCCGGGTGA
- a CDS encoding acyl-CoA dehydrogenase family protein, with the protein MGRLAQTEGLSDVQQEILSAVHEFVENEIIPQAQHLEHNDEYPTEIVEGMKEMGIFGLMIPEEYGGLGESLLTYALCVEEIARGWMSVSGIINTHFIVAYMVMQHGTDAQKKDWLPRMATGDLRGSFSMSEPGCGSDVAAIQSKAVRSGDDYVLNGQKMWLTNGGSSSLCAVLVRTDAEADESASVYKKMSTFLIEKPSGFGEVLPGLTIPGKIEKMGYKGVDTTELVMTDFRLPADALLGGTPGKGFYQMMDGVEVGRVNVAARACGLANRAFELGVAYSQQRVTFGKPIAEHQAVAFRLAEMATKVEAAHLMMVRAARTKDSGARNDLEAGMAKYLASEYCKEVVEDSFRIHGGYGYSKEYEIERLYREAPMLMIGEGTADIQRMIIARRLLEEYKLRG; encoded by the coding sequence ATGGGGCGTTTGGCGCAGACTGAGGGCTTGAGCGATGTGCAGCAGGAGATCCTCTCCGCTGTCCACGAGTTCGTCGAGAACGAGATCATCCCGCAGGCCCAGCACCTTGAGCACAACGACGAGTACCCCACAGAGATCGTCGAGGGCATGAAGGAGATGGGAATCTTCGGGCTGATGATTCCCGAGGAGTACGGCGGGCTCGGGGAGTCCCTTCTCACCTATGCCCTGTGCGTCGAGGAGATCGCCCGCGGCTGGATGAGCGTGTCCGGCATCATCAACACCCACTTCATCGTGGCGTACATGGTCATGCAGCACGGGACCGACGCCCAGAAGAAAGACTGGCTGCCCCGGATGGCCACCGGCGATCTGCGCGGCTCGTTCTCGATGTCCGAGCCCGGATGCGGGTCGGACGTGGCCGCGATCCAGTCGAAGGCGGTCCGCTCCGGCGACGACTACGTGCTCAACGGCCAGAAGATGTGGCTGACCAACGGGGGCAGTTCCAGCTTGTGCGCCGTCCTGGTGCGCACCGACGCCGAGGCCGACGAGAGCGCCAGCGTCTACAAGAAGATGAGCACGTTCCTCATCGAGAAGCCTTCCGGCTTCGGCGAGGTCCTGCCCGGCCTGACCATCCCCGGCAAGATCGAGAAGATGGGCTACAAGGGCGTCGACACCACCGAACTGGTGATGACCGACTTCCGGTTGCCGGCCGACGCGCTGCTGGGCGGAACGCCGGGTAAGGGCTTCTACCAGATGATGGACGGTGTCGAGGTGGGCCGCGTGAACGTGGCTGCTCGCGCCTGTGGCCTGGCCAACCGCGCCTTCGAACTCGGTGTGGCGTACTCCCAGCAGCGGGTGACCTTCGGCAAGCCGATCGCCGAGCACCAAGCCGTGGCTTTCCGCCTCGCGGAGATGGCCACAAAGGTCGAGGCGGCGCACCTGATGATGGTCCGCGCGGCCCGCACCAAGGATTCCGGGGCCCGCAACGACCTCGAGGCCGGCATGGCCAAGTACCTCGCCAGCGAGTACTGCAAAGAGGTCGTTGAGGACTCCTTCCGCATCCACGGCGGCTACGGCTACTCCAAGGAGTACGAGATCGAGCGGTTGTACCGTGAGGCGCCGATGCTGATGATCGGTGAGGGCACTGCCGACATCCAGCGCATGATCATCGCACGGCGCCTGCTGGAGGAGTACAAACTGCGCGGCTGA
- a CDS encoding endo-1,4-beta-xylanase, whose protein sequence is MRSLAMAGAAVMLATGSAAAAPPELPKPGKVKGTSQKVPAALFGMHDHSLTTTPPTAEDRFGGIRIWDNNVRWDQVNTAEGVYDWTTLDQVVANARATGAQDVMYVLGYTPAWAASNLKPPCTPGNYTNCEYFPGGSSSAPKSIEYWKTWVREVATRYKGLITQYQMWNEANLTAMFSSASGDSAVEMAQLTVAAQQVIREVDPAAKVITASSTIVQTKGFVKNGWLKRYLKALKARGGKPDGIAVHLYPWLKKGPGNGNLADRARGLDYAKQVISATGYKKLPILDTEMNYGNNRNNNWPKKKYSQNLGSAYLAQTYLESLHNGVVQVDWYGWDDFGLGIWPTSPAGTVLKPGLTYRTLLKNLPNTRNKGCTITKSVTVCLTQKGATRNYYVYRPTARKVTYKVPASFKVRQACDLLDKCSTIRKGRVRVGIEPVRLTTT, encoded by the coding sequence ATGAGATCCCTGGCAATGGCCGGGGCAGCGGTGATGCTGGCGACGGGCTCTGCAGCGGCGGCGCCACCGGAGTTGCCCAAGCCCGGCAAGGTCAAGGGAACCTCGCAGAAGGTGCCGGCTGCGTTGTTTGGTATGCACGACCACAGCCTGACCACCACGCCGCCCACGGCGGAGGACCGCTTCGGCGGCATCCGGATCTGGGACAACAACGTCCGCTGGGACCAGGTCAACACTGCGGAGGGTGTCTACGACTGGACCACGCTGGATCAGGTCGTGGCCAACGCACGGGCGACCGGCGCGCAGGACGTGATGTACGTTCTCGGCTACACGCCCGCGTGGGCCGCCTCGAACCTCAAGCCCCCGTGCACGCCGGGCAACTACACGAACTGCGAGTACTTCCCGGGTGGTAGCAGTTCGGCCCCCAAGAGCATCGAGTACTGGAAGACCTGGGTCCGCGAGGTGGCCACGCGCTACAAGGGCCTGATCACCCAGTACCAGATGTGGAACGAGGCCAACCTCACCGCGATGTTCAGCAGCGCGTCCGGGGACAGTGCGGTGGAGATGGCGCAGCTCACGGTGGCGGCGCAGCAGGTCATCCGCGAGGTGGATCCCGCAGCGAAAGTCATCACCGCGTCGAGCACGATCGTGCAGACCAAGGGGTTCGTCAAGAACGGGTGGTTGAAGCGCTACCTCAAGGCACTGAAGGCCCGGGGTGGCAAGCCCGATGGCATCGCGGTGCACCTGTACCCCTGGCTGAAGAAGGGCCCCGGCAACGGCAACCTGGCAGACCGGGCCAGAGGGCTGGACTACGCGAAACAGGTCATCTCGGCCACCGGCTACAAGAAACTGCCGATCCTCGACACGGAGATGAACTACGGCAACAACCGCAACAACAACTGGCCGAAGAAGAAGTACTCGCAGAACCTCGGCTCGGCATATCTGGCCCAGACCTACCTGGAGTCGCTGCACAACGGCGTGGTCCAGGTCGACTGGTACGGATGGGACGACTTCGGTCTCGGCATCTGGCCGACGTCGCCGGCCGGCACGGTCCTCAAGCCGGGCCTGACCTACCGCACTCTGCTGAAGAACCTGCCCAACACCCGCAACAAGGGGTGCACCATCACCAAGTCGGTGACCGTCTGCCTGACGCAGAAGGGCGCGACCCGCAACTACTACGTGTACCGGCCCACGGCCAGGAAGGTCACGTACAAGGTGCCGGCGTCGTTCAAGGTGCGCCAGGCCTGCGACCTGCTCGACAAATGTTCGACGATCCGCAAGGGCCGCGTGAGGGTGGGCATCGAGCCCGTGCGCTTGACGACGACTTGA
- a CDS encoding CoA ester lyase: protein MTETLRSRRSNLAVPGSSPKMLEKAKGLPADQVFMDIEDAVAPIAKPDARKNIVAALNEGGYGDKVRVVRVNDWTTHWTYADVIEVVEGAGQNLDCIMLPKVQTPEQIVALDMLLTQIEKANGFEVGRIGIEAQIENALGLLNVDKIATASPRVETIIFGPADFMASINMKSLVVGEQPPGYDVGDAYHHILMSILMAARAHDKQAIDGPYLQIKDVEGYKRVAGRSAALGFDGKWVLHPGQVEAANEVFSPRQDDYDHAELILDAYEYYTSAEGGAMGAVMLGDEMIDEASRKMALVISAKGRAAGMQRTKKFEAPEA, encoded by the coding sequence ATGACTGAAACCCTTCGCAGCCGACGTTCCAACCTGGCCGTGCCCGGGAGCAGCCCGAAGATGCTGGAGAAGGCCAAGGGCCTGCCAGCCGATCAGGTCTTCATGGACATTGAGGATGCCGTCGCCCCCATCGCCAAGCCCGACGCCCGCAAGAACATCGTGGCCGCGCTGAACGAAGGCGGCTATGGGGACAAGGTGCGCGTCGTCCGTGTCAACGACTGGACCACCCACTGGACCTACGCCGACGTCATCGAGGTGGTCGAGGGAGCCGGCCAGAACCTCGACTGCATCATGCTGCCGAAGGTGCAGACGCCCGAGCAGATCGTGGCGCTGGACATGCTGCTGACCCAGATCGAGAAGGCCAACGGTTTCGAGGTGGGCCGCATCGGCATCGAGGCCCAGATCGAGAACGCCCTCGGGTTGCTCAACGTGGACAAGATCGCCACCGCCAGCCCCCGCGTGGAGACCATCATCTTCGGGCCCGCGGATTTCATGGCCAGCATCAACATGAAGTCGCTCGTCGTGGGTGAGCAGCCCCCGGGCTATGACGTGGGTGACGCCTACCACCACATCCTCATGAGCATCCTCATGGCGGCGCGCGCACACGACAAGCAGGCCATCGACGGCCCGTACCTGCAGATCAAGGATGTCGAGGGATACAAGCGTGTCGCCGGTCGCAGCGCTGCCCTGGGATTCGACGGCAAGTGGGTGCTGCACCCCGGCCAGGTGGAGGCCGCCAACGAGGTGTTCAGCCCCCGCCAGGACGACTACGACCACGCGGAACTGATCCTTGACGCCTACGAGTACTACACCTCCGCGGAGGGTGGCGCCATGGGTGCGGTCATGCTCGGCGACGAGATGATCGACGAGGCGTCCCGCAAGATGGCGCTGGTCATCTCCGCCAAGGGTCGTGCGGCAGGCATGCAGCGCACCAAGAAATTCGAGGCTCCGGAGGCCTGA
- a CDS encoding DMT family transporter, whose translation MGQEGRDHGPAEEADHQPGGPGLSASISARDGLLLALAVVCVSASAPLIAACDAPSLAIAMYRCLLAAGLTAGWMLVTSRRIRLPAGAGGTIAPGVALAAHFATWIPSLRFTSVALSTAMISTQPVWSALIARLTGVRPARMVWWGIGVSIVGVLVLTGAGGRLDRSAWIGIGLALVASMLAALYVTFGERLRADTDLGSYTSAVYGVSAVALLGVCLIATVPLLGYAPRDWLLILAITLVAQIGGHSAMNAVVHRTSATVVSTAILFEAPGATILAALFLGQSVGWSLVVGLAVMLLGLVVVVRGSSPQMPESGV comes from the coding sequence GTGGGACAAGAAGGTCGAGATCACGGCCCCGCCGAAGAAGCAGACCATCAGCCTGGCGGACCTGGCCTGAGCGCCTCCATATCGGCTCGCGACGGGCTGCTGCTGGCCCTCGCGGTGGTGTGCGTCAGCGCGTCCGCACCTCTGATCGCGGCCTGCGACGCGCCCTCCCTGGCGATCGCGATGTACCGCTGCCTGCTGGCGGCGGGACTGACGGCCGGATGGATGCTGGTGACCTCGCGGCGGATCCGCCTGCCCGCCGGGGCGGGCGGCACGATCGCCCCCGGCGTCGCCCTCGCGGCCCACTTCGCGACCTGGATCCCGAGTCTGCGGTTCACGAGCGTGGCGCTGTCCACCGCGATGATCTCCACGCAGCCGGTGTGGTCGGCCCTCATCGCCCGCCTCACCGGGGTGCGGCCCGCCCGGATGGTCTGGTGGGGCATCGGGGTGAGCATCGTCGGGGTGCTCGTGCTCACCGGTGCCGGAGGGCGGCTGGACCGGTCCGCCTGGATCGGGATCGGCCTGGCGCTGGTGGCCTCGATGCTGGCGGCGCTATACGTGACGTTCGGTGAACGACTGCGCGCCGACACCGACCTCGGTTCCTATACCAGCGCGGTCTACGGGGTGTCGGCTGTGGCGTTGCTCGGGGTCTGTCTGATCGCGACCGTGCCCCTGCTCGGTTACGCACCGCGTGACTGGCTGCTCATCCTGGCCATCACGCTCGTGGCACAGATCGGCGGGCACTCCGCGATGAACGCGGTCGTGCACCGGACATCCGCCACGGTGGTGAGCACCGCCATCCTGTTCGAGGCCCCGGGCGCCACGATCCTCGCGGCGCTGTTCCTCGGGCAGTCCGTCGGCTGGTCGCTGGTGGTGGGCCTGGCCGTCATGCTCCTCGGGTTGGTGGTGGTTGTGCGGGGCAGTTCGCCGCAGATGCCCGAATCGGGGGTGTGA